GCGCCCCAGCAGCCCGGCGGCGGTGATCTTTTTCGACAGGCGGGCGAAGTCACTTCCGGACGCCTCCGAGGGCGGGGGGCGGACCGCGGTGTTACTGCTCATGATGGTGAAACTCTCTGCGAAGAAGGCCGGTTGGCTCGACGGAGCCCCGGAAGCCGCTGGGACTGGGCCGCAGGCAGGGCTTTTCGTGGTCGCGGACACATCACGCGACGACGGGATCTGGAGGCGACTGCTTCGTCCGTCAGCGGCTGCTGTGCAGGCCCTCTGTTTCTCGCGGGTACCCCTTCGCGGGCGTCTCACACGATGTCAGACGGGCCCTTCGGCCCGCTCCCCTCGGCGCCGTCCCCAGTGAGCCGCGCTCTCCCGGTCTCATCACAGGAGCAGACGAGCGGAACCGGTGTCCGCGAGCAACCGGGTGGTCTGTGCGGACGGGTGGTGCAACCGCAGGGACGCGTGGATCCCGGCGGCGCGCCGTGACGCGTCGAGGAAGACGCGCAGGCCGCTGTTGTCGCAGCGGCCGACGGTGGTCAGATCGACGTCGATGGTGGTGATGCCGTCCTGCAGGCACCGCTCCAGAGCGGCGCGTACCTGGGGCGCGGTGGCGGGGTCGATCTCGCCGGCCAGGGTGATCAGTGCCCGCCTGCCCCGGTCGTGCCGGTAGATGTTCAGCTGCGGAAGGGTCATGACGCCTCGGTTCAGCGGCGCGGCCGGGTGGCCGGTGGGGCGCCCGGGCGGTCGCCCGTGGTGCCGTGGCGCCTGAGGGGCTCTGCGGCGGCCACCGGACCGGGAGGCGCTGTACCAGTCCCCGGCGATGTTTCGTCGGCGTGCGGGAGGTCGAGCCGGTGGATCACGTAAGCCGCCGCTGTGACGAGGACGAGGCAGGCACTGACTGTCAGGTAGCCGTCCATGACGACCACCTCACATGCCGATGATCAGGCGGTCGGCCCGGCCGGAGGGACCGGCCTGCTGCGGAACGGCCGTTGACACCGACACCGCGGAGGCGCCGCCCTCGTACTCCCATGCCTCGTCCGGGTCCAGTGGTCCGGTCGTCAGGACGCCGTGCCGGGCCTCGTCCGCGGCGACGAGTGCGCTCGCGGTCAGGGGCGGGCCGTCGTGGTCGGACGCGGCTGCCATCAGCCGGGCCGCCGCCTCCGCCCCGGTCTCGGGCGGGATGATCAGCAGGTCCCAGCGGCCGGTGCCGTAGGAGAGCAGCAGCAGCTTGTGCGGGTCGATCTCCGGGGTGAACCAGCCGACCTTGACGATGTGGCCGTGCACGGGAACCTTGCGGGGGATGACCGGCCAGTGCTCCGGGTTGACGGCGATCCGGGTGATGCGACCCCACCGGGGGTCCAACACGTCGGTGAGTGCGGGCAGTTCGCTCAGCAGATCCCGGGAGCGGGGCCACCAGGCTCCGTCCAGGAGCCCGCGGGAGGTGCCGTCGGTCTTCAGGGCGAGACGCGCGGCCGGGGCTGCGACGGGCTCGGGGTGCGGCAGGGTTGGGTGCAAGGTCGCCGGCATGACGCGGACCCGTCTCCGGGCCGCCTCTGCGGCGGCCCGGGTTTCATCTTTCGCCGAGAACGACCCGACGTGGAAGCCGGTGTGCGAAATGCTCTCGGTACTGTCCACACTACTCCGCGCTCCGCCGCGGCGCGGAGCAGCGGCCGCCTGGAGTGAGTACCGGGCGCGGCCGGCGCAACGGTGTCGGACGGCGGGGGTGAGGGGTCAGCCGCGCCATTCGACCATGAGCAGCGTCGCGTCATCGCTGGTCCGCCCGCCCCTCGCCTGCTTGAGCGTGTGGGACAGGGACCGCGTCACCGCCCGGATGCCCCGTCCGGTCCTCTCCAGCTGGTTCACGCAGTCGATCAGCTGGTCCTCGCCGAACTCCTCCTCGCCGCTCCTGTGCTCCTCGACCACTCCGTCGGTGAAGCAGAGGACGCGGTCCCCGCGAGCCAGCCCCAGCTCGCTGATCCGAGGCACCGAACCGCCCAGGCCGACGGGAAGGGTCGTCGGGGCGACCAGACGCTGTGCGACGCGGTGGTCGCGGACGAGGATCGGCGGCGGGTGCCCGGCGTTGACCCATCGCACCCGCCCCGTCGTCGTGTCCAGCTGAAGCATCTGCGCGGTGACGAAATGCTCGGGGCCGAACTGCTCGGCCACGGCGCGGTCCATGAACTCGTAGATCTCCGACAGTCCGATGCCGGCGCGGCGGGCGTGGCGGTAGGCGCCGATGGCCACGGTGGCCATCGTGGCCGCGTCCAGTCCGTGCCCCATCGCGTCGATCATGACCACGTGGAGGACGTCGCCGTTCAGCGCGTAGTCGAAGCTGTCGCCGCCCACGTCGTAGGCGGGTTCCAGGATCCCGGCCACAGCGACCCGGGGCATGATCATGGCCAGCGGTGGCAGCAGGGACCACTGGATCTCGGCGGCGACGCTCATCCCCTCATCGCGTCTCACGTCGAAGAACAGGTCGGAATAGCCGTGCTTGGTCACCAGCAGGTCGGCCACCAGACCGGAGATTCTCAGCAGCAGGCGGCGGTCGTCGTCATCGACGCTGTCCAGCGTCACCGCCATGACCCCCACCTGGTCACCGCCGTCGAGCAGAGGCAGATGGACCCGGACGCCGTCCTCCTGGGGCACCTCCACGGAGACCGCGTCGAGAAAGCAGCGGCCCGCCTCGGAGCCGTCGATCACCTCGGGTTCCCCGCCGGTGAGGCCCTCACCGGGCAGCGGTACGAGCACCAACTGGCCGTAGTCCTGCAACAGCACCTGCGGACGGCGGCCACCCAGCCGGTCCACCACGTCGGCGACCAGGGGTCCGATGAGATGGGGCGGGAGTTCGTGCGCGCCGTCGAGGATCTTTCCGAGGAGCGCCTCCCCGAAGCTTTCGGACCGGTCCGGGCGCCGTCCTGCGGCCATCGCCTCACCTTCCGCGGTCACGCTTCGGGCGGGGGTGGGCCCTGATGGCGAAGGATCTGTCGGTGCCATGGCTCCATCATGCGGTCGTGTCCGCCCGGCCCGCCGTTCGGGCGGAGTCGGCCGGGCTGCTTACCCGGGTCCGGGTCCGCCTTCCGACTCCCATGTGTCCTGTCCGTCGAGGCCGCCCTCGGCGAGTGCCAGCAGGCGCGGAGCCGACAGCGGGTTCGCGGGGTCGGCAGCAGCGGTCAGCAGCCTGGTGGCCACTCGGGCCGGTTCGTCCGGGGGGATCACCAGCAGTTCCCAGCTCCCCACGGTGCCGCATTCCACGGTGATGGCGTGCGCCTCGGCGGCGGAATCGGTCAGCACCACCTCGATCACGTGGCCGGGCGCCATCACCTCCTGCGGGGCATCGGGCCAGGCGGCCGTCCCCACGGTCACGCGGGTGATGGTGCCGATGCCCGGATCCAGGGAGCCGACCAGTACGGGCAGCTCCAGTTCCAGGGCGTCGCAGCGCGGCCACCATGCGCCGTCCAGTGGGCCATGGCTGACGTCCGGCGTGAGGCGCAGCCGGGGCAAGGGCATGCGGTAGGAGTGTCCGTCACCTGGTGCCGTACCTTCGGCGGGCTTTGTGATGGCGTGCATCGTGCGATCCCGTTCCGACCCGTGCGGTTTCCGGCTGCCCGTGTCATGTCAATCGCCGGGAACGGCGCCGTCGGCATCGTGCGCCCGGAAGTTCTCGGTATGTCTCAGATTACTCCCGGCTGTGGCAGGTGGCGTGGCGGGCGGCCATCGCACTGCCGCATCACCGGCGTGCCAAGGGCTGTCCTTCGGCGGACAAGGTCAGCACGCAGGGGGCGACGGCGCCGTGCAGCCCCACGACCTCACCCATGTTCTGCCAGCCCCAGGACGAGAAGGCGGCTTGTCCTGCCTGGTCGGCAGGATGCAGCAGGGTGACCCCGAGGGAGGAGTGCAGGTCTGTGAGCAGACGCTGTTGCAGCCGGCGGGCGATGTCGCGGTGCTGTGCGTGCGGATGGGCCACGACCTGGGTGAGGACGACGAACCGTGCCCGGGAAGTGAGCCGCTGGATGATCTCCCGGAGCGTTCCGCCGCCCTGCCGGCCGTCGGAGCCGTCAGAGCCCGCCGGAAAACCGAAGGCGCAACCGACCAGCACGGTCGTCTCGGCGACCAGCAGGGCGAAGCCTGGGCGGTGGGCGGTGGCCGCCAAGCGGTGCAGGAAGTCTCCG
Above is a window of Streptomyces griseorubiginosus DNA encoding:
- a CDS encoding DUF5994 family protein; its protein translation is MDSTESISHTGFHVGSFSAKDETRAAAEAARRRVRVMPATLHPTLPHPEPVAAPAARLALKTDGTSRGLLDGAWWPRSRDLLSELPALTDVLDPRWGRITRIAVNPEHWPVIPRKVPVHGHIVKVGWFTPEIDPHKLLLLSYGTGRWDLLIIPPETGAEAAARLMAAASDHDGPPLTASALVAADEARHGVLTTGPLDPDEAWEYEGGASAVSVSTAVPQQAGPSGRADRLIIGM
- a CDS encoding STAS domain-containing protein, whose protein sequence is MTLPQLNIYRHDRGRRALITLAGEIDPATAPQVRAALERCLQDGITTIDVDLTTVGRCDNSGLRVFLDASRRAAGIHASLRLHHPSAQTTRLLADTGSARLLL
- a CDS encoding DUF5994 family protein, coding for MPLPRLRLTPDVSHGPLDGAWWPRCDALELELPVLVGSLDPGIGTITRVTVGTAAWPDAPQEVMAPGHVIEVVLTDSAAEAHAITVECGTVGSWELLVIPPDEPARVATRLLTAAADPANPLSAPRLLALAEGGLDGQDTWESEGGPGPG
- a CDS encoding PP2C family protein-serine/threonine phosphatase; amino-acid sequence: MAAGRRPDRSESFGEALLGKILDGAHELPPHLIGPLVADVVDRLGGRRPQVLLQDYGQLVLVPLPGEGLTGGEPEVIDGSEAGRCFLDAVSVEVPQEDGVRVHLPLLDGGDQVGVMAVTLDSVDDDDRRLLLRISGLVADLLVTKHGYSDLFFDVRRDEGMSVAAEIQWSLLPPLAMIMPRVAVAGILEPAYDVGGDSFDYALNGDVLHVVMIDAMGHGLDAATMATVAIGAYRHARRAGIGLSEIYEFMDRAVAEQFGPEHFVTAQMLQLDTTTGRVRWVNAGHPPPILVRDHRVAQRLVAPTTLPVGLGGSVPRISELGLARGDRVLCFTDGVVEEHRSGEEEFGEDQLIDCVNQLERTGRGIRAVTRSLSHTLKQARGGRTSDDATLLMVEWRG